The following is a genomic window from Neodiprion pinetum isolate iyNeoPine1 chromosome 3, iyNeoPine1.2, whole genome shotgun sequence.
TCCTTTTTCCATTGGGGAATATTCTCCGACTGGATACCCGTCGACGAGCTTGTTGTGGAGGCCATGTTTCCCGCACCTCCCTCCTCAGCGATCCTTACCTGCTGCTTATACTCGACTACCGGATCCTGCAcatctcccccccccccctgcttCCGACGATGTTCTCACCTCGGTTTTCACCCGCGccttatttcaatttgttgtATTTAATAAATACTACGCCCGGGACAAGTCGACGACTCCTCCGGTTCGCCCGATACACCTGCCCGACACCGACACGGATGATAAGCCCTGCGTGTCGCTCGCTGGGGCCCCGCGCCCCCAATGTGACGTCACGCTCGGCACTCGCCGCTCGGCGGCTTCCCAACCAACCGAGTCTCGAACCTATCTCGAATGTCTGCTTGAAAATCGAAACGCCCAGATGCGCGGGCACCGTCCGAATCCAATGCTGACGCTTGATCCTTGCGCTGTTTTTCGACTTTTAATCCCCCCTTGCAGGgggaatttttgtttctcgttCATTACGATACGGACGACTGGTTGAATTTTTCGCACTTGAGAACGGTAAATATAAGGTAGCGAATCGGGAACGGTAGAGGTGTAACGAAATTCATAATCATGACCCCGTTACaaacgtgtgaaaattttaatccaCGCCGAGTGCGGCGATGTCGTGCTGGCCGAATCGCGCCGCAGTGAAAGTAAAAAACTTTCAGTCGCGACGATCAAGGTCATGCGTGTGTTGCACACATTCTCCGTTGGCGGAAATTATTACAAGCGGAATATTTGAAATGCCGCATCTTTGGTGCACAGTGCTATTGACGGcgtattttattgtaaaattagTCATCACGTTCGAATGAATCGCGTGCAGAACCCGAATAACGGTCGTTAAATCTCGCGATAAAATTTGACGAGTTTTACCGCTATGCGGGGAAAGTTCCTGTCAGCTGTTACGGAAGTCGGATGATTCACGTCGAATCCATCATTCTCAGCTTAGCATTGTGGTGTTAAAGATAACGCACGACGCTTAACCATGCGCGATTTGCCGTAAGCCAGTAAGAGTGAATTTCAACTTTTGATCCACGCTCTTGTTACGTTGGCTATACCGTTCTGATTACGCCGTTTCGCGTACGACTCTATCCTCACAAATTTCATAACTATATGTTACCCAATAGCCGTATACGCGTGAGCTTACACGAGCTTACCGTTACACCTGGAATTCAAAAACAAACCACAATACTAGGTGCTCgttatacattattatgtGTACCAATGACACTTTTTGCACGTTCAATGAACGTAGTGAGTACCGTGCGTAATCGTCGTAGGTTTCCTCGATTATACCGTAACGCGTCTTGTACGAGACGCGCTAACTCGAAACTTGACACTTTTTGTACAAGTCTATACACAGTGAATATTACGTACAAGGTAAACTCTTCTTCCCGCAGAGGTCGTGGTAGATACACACGGTAGCTGGTTTGCTGGagctattattattttgacgCAGTAATGAGACCGCATCAAAATACGCTCCAATTAGTTAGGTTAATAGTTTAAACCGCGCGTTCTTCTCATACAGCTAAGTAAATTATCGCTCTGCACAGTTAAAAAACCAGAATTCTCAACACTTATGTCGGTCGATGCACCGCAACATTCTTTAGATAGCTACGGGATCGTAACATCGTCATTTTTATTAACGTCGACGGATAAACGACTCATTTTCAGGTAAATGTATAGTAAAAAATCGACCCTTCCTTTCGGGGCGCATCGGGCATTAAGAATATTTTGACACTCGAATTGAATGTCTTACATGTAAGTGACAAAATTCGCCAAAAATTCCCGTTTGACAAGGTTGTCAAGGTGAGTATATAACATAAATAAGGCGAGAATGTCGCTTCACCTTTGCGGTTGCAATTTTTGCTCATTTTAACGGGTTGTCGGCTGTATACTTTGGACTGAGGAATCCGCACCGTCGGTAACTAATAAGAATACAGTTTCCGGCACAAGTCGAAAATACAAATgtattgcatattttttaactCGTTCAAGCTAGTGCTGGTAATGCTATCAGACAGAATggtatgaaaatgaattttacaagTAAAACACCACCATTGACGTACAGAAACGATTGAATTTAAAACCAATTTCAGATGATCAAGAAGATTAAATGATACACGGCATTGCgtgcatataataataattgagtCCTTGAGAACCGACCGTGACGAGGCTTGACGATCGACGTTTTCTCTCAAATAGTTCtacgaaaaaattgcaattaacCACGATCGACGTAGCCGCTGATTGTTGCTTCTGTCCCGCGGATACGAAATAATTACCATGGGCTACATGAATATCGCTGTAACAACCTCGAGATGGATTCACTAAATTGTCACGCATCGCTTCGTCGACGGATATGTACACAATGCTGTTTACTGTGGACGATTAAAATTGCGGCAATAATACTAAATTTTACAGTTTGCAGAATCGATGGAAGCGAGCAACATTATATCCCGTAATAgctacaataaaaaaaactgtatatTACGCACAGACACCGCATTTACAGTACGAGAACGCAAACAATTGGATAACCGTTATAAAAATACAGTTCATGATCAGTTCACGCGTAAACATGACCGAATATATCATAAGTATCGCCTCGTGGACTgcttaaaagaaaaaaaaacgaaaaaggtAACGCCGATACTGTAGAATATATCACGAAGAGTCATTCAAATCAATGCTGAGTAGTTCGCGATCAGATTTTTTGCAACCGGAGAGGCACGCACGACCCGTACGTGATcatgacaatatttttcacccgTCAAATCGTAAACCTCTAAGTCTTATTTACTTGAAACGATTTCCGTGCGCGCCTGAAACCTTCTTTTCACAATTTTGCCGCGCGCTGATTGATCGCCACTGAAGTGCTGAACTCGTTGTCGTCCAAGATGGCGACCGCTCACGAGCCATGGTGCGTACGGAACCAAAACCAGTTCCGCAACGAACCAGTTTGGAACTAGTTTTCAGTAGTTTTTTCACGAGCTAGCCGAGTTTCAGGCCAATACTTGGCAAATGTGGATTTCGCTTGAAACCGGCGTAACGAGAGGGAAGTCTAGACTCTGAGAATGGCCGAACATAATTCAAAAAACGGTAAGCGTGAAACTGTCCATTCGACGCTAGTGGTTCGTCGATTACCTGTGTATTCCGTTTCAACTTATTTTAATCTACACCCAGAGCGGCAAACAAACAGCCGAAGATTGTTATCTGAAAGTCAAGCGTTATGCGCAGTTCTTGCTCTTTTTTAAACTCTTGCTTAcgaatttattcaatcatATCAAAAATCAACAAGGTTAACCTAACCTCAAGCCTAATTCTGTCGACCACTGACATTCGATGTATACAAGACGAATATGTAGAAATCACTCTTCCTTCCACTTTtcaattgtatatttttttacaacattaTGACAAACATGAAAATTACATGAGATATTTCACCCTAGAAAATGACGATATGCTGGAAATAAAAGTGGAACCTGCCGTTCAGTCGTATACAGAGGTAGAACATGGATATGCGGAATTTGAGAATTCAAACCTTATTCCATCGACAGCTGATGTAGGCGCGCTGAACTTGTGGACGAGCAAAGCGACTAGCTGCCTGATTACCCAGTACAAAAAGTACCGCTCTATGGTTGGTCAGACAACACGAATGAAGAGTCTGAGGGAAATGTTTGAGATGGTATCGTTGGAGATGCAGAAGTATGGCTTCTATTTCAGCGCccaaaaatgtgaaaacaaaTGGCGAGTATTGGAACGGAAGTACAAGAATCTAGTTTAccgtgaaaagttgaaaaagcCTGGGAGAATGAGGCACTATGGACACTGGGAGCATAAGATAGCCTTGGATGAAATATTCAATGAAAGGAAACGAAAGATGTACTTAGATGACAATGATTATTCACCACCTGGTGCCTCGAATAAGTTCACGTTAATCTTGCCAAAACCAGGCGGAGATAGCTGCAACAATACAGTTGAGGCCAATCGACCTCAACCCGTCGAAGATCCGCTGGCTGGAGCAACAGTAAATTCTCAAAGTGCCAAGGAATCTGACGAATCTGAAGACCTCCGGACCTGTTTAACCGTAatgtttgaaaagtttttagcAAGGATGGACAAAAACTTTATCACTCAACAGCAGAATAAAGAGAGAAGACACAAGGAGAAAATGGCAATTCGACAAAGCGAATTGGAGCTACAAAAGAAACTGTTCAAATTAAAGGAACAGAAAATGGCTCTAAAGAAAAGTCAACTGTTAGCTGCAGCTCAACATGTCCATCTAAATATGGAATGAAAACCAGGAAAATTGACATTTCATACGCTCAACAAATCTACGTTTTTGTATATTGAAGAACAAGTCTTTCTTTGCACATCAAATTCTGCATTCAGCACTGAAATTCAATCTCTGATATAAGTTACCACTGCTCCAACAATGAAAAACTACGCTTCTAGTGATAAGTGTGTAATCCGATTGTGGCAATGTGATTTTAAAGTGgtatcaaaaattaatttattagtTATTAATTACTTTAATAACTGTTACGATGAATTTCATTGATATTTATAAAGTTTTGTATACATTCCCTGCAAACGTGTGTATACGATTTTCATTTACGTTTATTGTACAGTTATTGATCAATCTAAACAAATAGTCATAATCAACTTCAATTTAATTGTCCGTTGGTTTTTCATCGATTGCATGTTACTCTAGGTAAGCGGATCTACAATTATGACCTTACCAGCAAACTAGCGTAGTTAGTTCTATTTATTCTGGCATTATCATGAATTTGCGAATGactataatgtatgtatgtacgttgACAAAACATTGGCATGACTAGCgctattatatgtattatacatgcgCAAGGCAGGGCATCCTAGTAATACAGTACAACAGAATATCTCAAAGTTATCTAGTATATAGAGCTGTCATCAAAATGCtcctttttttatacaaataaattctttattacttcatttataatttttgaaatcaaatattatatAGTCGATGAACTGTATAGACTTGTTATCAACCTTGCATCTCCATTTATCGACCGTAAGTAACATAACGAGTTCTGGGGATAAGCGAGCCACGAACACGAATTTTACACCGGTACTCGGTAAGCCGTCCTGGATACCGCTGTTggcaatttttattcgatcgACATTTTATTAAAGTTCGAGCGATaacgttttgaatttttgttcttaTATTTCCATTCTCAAAAGTGTACGGTAGTCGTGTATTTAGATAAGTTCGAACGGAAAACGTAATTCCTTCCTCATAACCATAAAAATTGCTCCGAAAATATTTGTCCTGATTAATAAACGTTCTCAAATAATTTTTGCGATGAACAAAAGTGCGAAAAAAACGGCATGCGtcggaattgaatttttgttgattATAAGAACGAACGTTAAGCGCTTGGCAAAGAAGACTTCTGTTCCAGCGTAGGGTATTCCTGCGTTACGAATGTTGCTTCTGTAATTACGCCTATCAATTATGGCCAACTACTACGTGTGCTCTATACTTGAGCTGCTTCTGATGGCTTAATTTATTGGGTCGAGCTGCAAAGGCTGCAGTAACTGACCTTATTGATCGCGTATAACAACCACCCATTGAGAAGCATTTCGCCGGATTACCTG
Proteins encoded in this region:
- the LOC124214576 gene encoding uncharacterized protein encodes the protein MAEHNSKNENDDMLEIKVEPAVQSYTEVEHGYAEFENSNLIPSTADVGALNLWTSKATSCLITQYKKYRSMVGQTTRMKSLREMFEMVSLEMQKYGFYFSAQKCENKWRVLERKYKNLVYREKLKKPGRMRHYGHWEHKIALDEIFNERKRKMYLDDNDYSPPGASNKFTLILPKPGGDSCNNTVEANRPQPVEDPLAGATVNSQSAKESDESEDLRTCLTVMFEKFLARMDKNFITQQQNKERRHKEKMAIRQSELELQKKLFKLKEQKMALKKSQLLAAAQHVHLNME